In Humulus lupulus chromosome 6, drHumLupu1.1, whole genome shotgun sequence, a single genomic region encodes these proteins:
- the LOC133785119 gene encoding altered inheritance of mitochondria protein 3-like — MPHKPQQNSPNISGGSSQSPLFNYMFGLSSQSPQTQPMGSQFGGLPQQQQQQPMYGQFGPFMQQQPVYPHYGGSTQQPVYNQQYYTSPNQQKLQSPLIRPQPRPYYPSPPVPQSHEGLSRSTNVEDFLNESFDEDNNN; from the coding sequence ATGCCACATAAACCACAACAAAATTCTCCAAACATATCTGGTGGTTCCTCTCAGTCGccactttttaattatatgtttggacttTCTTCCCAGTCTCCTCAGACACAACCTATGGGAAGTCAGTTTGGAGGAttaccgcagcagcagcaacaacaacctaTGTATGGTCAATTTGGGCCATTCATGCAGCAGCAGCCGGTATATCCTCATTATGGAGGATCGACACAGCAGCCCGTTTATAATCAGCAGTACTACACTTCTCCGAATCAACAAAAACTGCAGTCTCCTTTGATTCGCCCACAGCCTCGGCCATATTATCCTTCGCCGCCAGTACCACAGTCTCATGAAGGTTTGAGTCGAAGCACGAATGTTGAAGATTTTTTAAATGAATCTTTTGATGAAgacaataataattag